CACGGATGGCGGTGTGAGCTGGACGGCGAAAACCGGCACAGGACTCGATAACGATATCATCCGTTCATTTGATATGCATTATGATGCGTCCTCCGGCGATGTCACCTTATATGCCGTTGATCAGGTGATCTGGGCGGATGCCGGAAATACAGTAACCAATGCCGGCGGCGGGATTTTCCAGAGTCTGGACGAAGGAGAATCGTGGCAGAATATCAACGGAAATCTCGGAGTGGATATTTCGGTACTGAAATCCGACTATCAGCTTAAAAAATCGTATTTCAGCGCGCTTGAAAAATGGTTTGGCATTTCTGATGCGGAATCGGTTTATACTGTTTATCCAACCAATCTGATGAACAATTTCAGTATGGTTCGGGTTGATCCGAACGATGCCGGGAAAATCTTTATTCTCAACGATTATAAACACTATGGCGGTTCAACGACGTTTCGCGGCGGAATGGTCTGGCGGACGGATGACGGCGGCGCACATTGGTATGCCACGCTTCGTAATGGAACCGCCTGGGCGGGAATTCATAAAAGTTACTGGGAAGGGCGGGGTACTCCGACCGCACACAATATGTTCCTGCGCGGCCAGAAAAAGTGGGAGCAGCGCGATTCCTATGAGCGCAAGGCCGGTTCGGCCATTGAGTTCAATGCCGACGGCTCCATGCTGATGTTTCAGTGGGCAAAAACGCTGGTGGTGTCGCTGGACGGTGGGGATACCTGGGAGGAAATCGATGAAATCGAAGTGACCCCGGGTTCGGAAATCTGGGTGGCGGCGGAGAACAGCAATTTGCCGGGGCACGGGCTTAAACAGGATCCGCGTTTCCCGAACACCGTTTTTCTGCCCAGTGGTGAAAATGATTTCTGGGTTTTGGAACCGGGCGGAGATTCCGTGCGTTCCGGATATCAGGCCGCGCGGCGTGTGGAAATGGGCAGTTCCGAATATTCCTGTTCGGATGTTGCGATTCACCCAACTGATACCAATATTATTTACACGCTGCAGTTTCGGCAGGCATCGGCCGGGGATCTGCTCAGATCCACCGATGGCGGAAAGACGTTTGCGGAGCACGGTGTTGCTTTGGAATGGCCTCCCGGAGAATCGGAAAATACAAGCATCGATCAGCTCTGCCTGACGATACATCCGGATGATCCCGATTATATGTTTTTCTGCGTGCCGGATGATGCGGCGGTGCATGGTTATGTCTGGGACCCGCAGATCAGTTTGACGACCGGCGTGCGGCGAAGTACGGATGGCGGTCTAAACTGGGAATGGGCCAATAACGGACTGCCGTCGGAGGATGTGGTTGGTCTGCGGCTGGATCCGAATAACAGTTCGAATCTCTATGCCTGCGTATACGGAAACAATGGAGGCCTTTATATTTCCACCGATTATGCGGCATCGTGGTCAAAATATACTAAACTGCCGGAACAGATTTACAGTGTATCGGATATCCATTTTTCCAATGACGGGAAAATCTATGTTTCCTGCGGGAAACACAGCGATTATGACGTGGATGAAGGCGGGGTCTGGATGAGTGCTGATGGCGGTGACTCCTGGACTCAGATTTTTAAAACGCATTGGGCGCGGATGACAAAAACCGCCGTTTATGACCCCGATGTGATTCTGGTGCAGATGAACAGCAAGGGAGCATCCGATATTCAGAATCCGGGAACCTATCTTTCTAAAGACGGAGGTTTGAGCTGGATTAAAATCAATACCGGCAATCCGCAGTCGGACCGCGTGAATGATATCGCCATCGATCAGGTGGTTCGCGACCGCTATTATGTTTCAACTCAGGGATGCGGTTGGCTGCGCGGTGATCTGGTGGACACAAATAATGCGGCACCGGTTTTTGTCCGGACGCCGATCGTTCATTCCAATGCGGTCCCGGAGGTATTGTATTCCGATTCGCTGAACGGGGAAGCTTCGGATCCGAACGGGGATGCGATTGATTATTCATTAACGCTTGGTCCGGACTGGGTCAGTGTGGCGGCGGACGGTGCGCTCAATGTTTTCCCGCCCGCCGGTGCAGTGGGCCGATATCTCTGCCAGATTCAGGCGGATGACGCTGCAGGCATGAGTTCGCGTGAAACCCTGTATGTGACGGTCAGCACAAATGCATCGGCTTATTTTGCATCCTGGTTGCGGGACTATCCAGGCATTGGAATTCAGGACGGTACAGTCGACGACCCGGACCTCGACGGACTGGATAATCTGCATGAATATGCTTTCGGCGGAAATCCAGCGGAAGCTGATGTCCCTGCGGGGATCGTTCCAACCTTTGGAACGGGATCTTCCGGCCTTGAATATGTTTACCGGCGAAGAAAAGACGCCGAAGTCCGCGGACTGGTCTATACGTTGCAAACGACAACCAACCTGATGTCCGGAAGCTGGACGAATTCGGGATATACGGTCGGAGGAGTCGGCGATCTTACCGATTATTTCGATGCGGTTACCAACTCGGTTTCCGCGGCCGACGCCGCACGTTTTCTGCGTCTTGAACTTAAATGGTCCGAATAAATTCAGGTTTTTTGAAAATAGAACCTATTCTATTGGATAGATGTGAACGTAAACATCATGTACTAAATCTAACAAACCATATATACTGGTGTTCACTGGATAGCGGCGCATGCATATGCCGTTTGTGATGTCGGAAAATAAAGAGGGTTTATATGAAGACGGTGAGTTTGGCATTTTTATCGGTCATGATCTGTGTTGACGTTTTGGCACAGGTAATCTGGAGCGAAGACTTTGAGGGAGCAGCTGTGGGCGAAACCTCCGGAAATAATCAAACGCTGGCGGGTACGGTTGTTCAGACGGCTAACACGGGGAGCGGCGTGATTGTGGACGCAGCAACGGATGCTTCGGCAGCGACGGCTTTTACGCTGGCATCCGGCCGATTTCTTCGGCTTTCAACCGGTGATAATGCATTTTCCGCTTTGCGTTCTTCTTCAAAACTTACATTTGACCGGCTTTCACCCACCAATACGTATGTTTTCTCGTTTGATATTTATATTCCGGTGGAGCTGGGTGTGGCGGTTGGAGACATTCAGCCGCGTTTCAAGCTCAGCGATGTTGGCGGAAACGGGCCGACGGATTCGAGTTTGGCCACGCTGAGCGCGGGACAGCATCATATTGAGTATACCGGCACAATTGATGATTTTATCGGAACGGATGTAAATGAGGCTTATCCGTTTATCGGGATTGATCAGAATTCGACCGTTTTGAACAACTATCTTTATATCGACAATATTTATTTTGAACTGGCACCGGAAGGGGTCATGCCGTTGCCATCGCTGAATACCGCCTGGTTCGATACCTTGAAGAGTGAGGTT
This is a stretch of genomic DNA from Pontiella agarivorans. It encodes these proteins:
- a CDS encoding VPS10 domain-containing protein, producing the protein MRLDINTALVLSACISIQAAVIWEEDFEAVAVGTVSGNNQTLAGSVVQTANGASGTVVNAATDPVAAVAFSLASGNFLRLSCDDNAFAAIRPSLNPIEFDPVSNTNTYTLSFDLYLPSAVGIPVGDIQPRFKLNGAGGNGAVDDTFATNTAGQYHVVYTGLISDFIATDVDEARPFIGIDQDGTVLNDFLYIDNIRFVLGAETPLSSDAWFEMLRTQRVESDPSIVWRQFGPGMSGNNYRIYWHPTDPDVVFLGPNMGNGFRSEDRGTTYEGILDYDGKGHAFDERGPSEINSPDFSRQHPDLGFCSREAESKLYKTTDRGKTWTRMTSTEPVWDGKRLNTIAVAPSNDQIWYIGSGDINDRNKYFFTAAQPHGYGSASGHEAKIWKTSDQGVNWSDITPAGINPNACIVRIIVHPEDADTVWAATTYGLYKTTDGGVSWTAKTGTGLDNDIIRSFDMHYDASSGDVTLYAVDQVIWADAGNTVTNAGGGIFQSLDEGESWQNINGNLGVDISVLKSDYQLKKSYFSALEKWFGISDAESVYTVYPTNLMNNFSMVRVDPNDAGKIFILNDYKHYGGSTTFRGGMVWRTDDGGAHWYATLRNGTAWAGIHKSYWEGRGTPTAHNMFLRGQKKWEQRDSYERKAGSAIEFNADGSMLMFQWAKTLVVSLDGGDTWEEIDEIEVTPGSEIWVAAENSNLPGHGLKQDPRFPNTVFLPSGENDFWVLEPGGDSVRSGYQAARRVEMGSSEYSCSDVAIHPTDTNIIYTLQFRQASAGDLLRSTDGGKTFAEHGVALEWPPGESENTSIDQLCLTIHPDDPDYMFFCVPDDAAVHGYVWDPQISLTTGVRRSTDGGLNWEWANNGLPSEDVVGLRLDPNNSSNLYACVYGNNGGLYISTDYAASWSKYTKLPEQIYSVSDIHFSNDGKIYVSCGKHSDYDVDEGGVWMSADGGDSWTQIFKTHWARMTKTAVYDPDVILVQMNSKGASDIQNPGTYLSKDGGLSWIKINTGNPQSDRVNDIAIDQVVRDRYYVSTQGCGWLRGDLVDTNNAAPVFVRTPIVHSNAVPEVLYSDSLNGEASDPNGDAIDYSLTLGPDWVSVAADGALNVFPPAGAVGRYLCQIQADDAAGMSSRETLYVTVSTNASAYFASWLRDYPGIGIQDGTVDDPDLDGLDNLHEYAFGGNPAEADVPAGIVPTFGTGSSGLEYVYRRRKDAEVRGLVYTLQTTTNLMSGSWTNSGYTVGGVGDLTDYFDAVTNSVSAADAARFLRLELKWSE